One genomic region from Biomphalaria glabrata chromosome 7, xgBioGlab47.1, whole genome shotgun sequence encodes:
- the LOC106062206 gene encoding solute carrier family 2, facilitated glucose transporter member 3-like — protein sequence MEAMRKEGQDLRNSPKVTKVRSVHTLVCLSSIHQVHKGQQLLVYLILKCILFISQHLHHLPYTSQGLKWFSVLDLMRTSDLRWPLIICVVLQMSQQFSGIIAKSLETYSFLPFSVMLLLFFIFTYMFVPETKGKSISEITQLFKSPTMDRSEFRNSYKSSKNRYSTQVLIIDPPLSEKGTEYYIESSYL from the exons ATGGAGGCCATGAGGAAAGAAGGACAGGACCTCAGGAACTCACCAAAG GTCACTAAGGTCAGAAGTGTACACACACTTGTATGTCTGTCGTCAATACATCAAGTGCACAAAGGCCAGCAACTCCTTGTGTATCtcatattaaaatgtattttgtttatctctcaacatttacatcatctgccctatacatcacaaggtctgaaatgg tTTAGTGTGCTTGATTTGATGAGGACCAGTGATTTGCGATGGCCACTAATTATATGCGTAGTACTACAAATGTCTCAACAGTTTTCTGGCATCATTGCT aAGTCACTAGAAACATATTCCTTTCTGCCTTTCTCTGTCATGCTGTTGTTGTTCTTCATCTTCACCTATATGTTTGTCCCAGAGACCAAAGGCAAAAGTATTTCTGAGATTACCCAGCTGTTTAAATCTCCCACTATGGATAGATCAGAATTCAGAAATTCCTACAAAAGCTCAAAGAACAGATACAGCACCCAAGTCTTGATAATTGATCCACCTCTCTCAGAAAAAGGGACGGAATATTATATCGAGTCCAGCTACTTATAG
- the LOC106062207 gene encoding H/ACA ribonucleoprotein complex subunit 2-like protein — protein sequence MGKNRKSEADQTDDNDESVNTTQTKLSWEDKVKYLSPIARPLASKRLTKKLYKVINKAKSQNSLFKGIKEVQKRLRKGDKGIVVLAGDVSPMDIITHIPIMCEERDIPYCYTPSKSELGESYGTKRQACIVLIKDHEAYKDLFTECKTKIAEIPIDY from the coding sequence ATGGGGAAAAACAGAAAATCTGAGGCTGATCAAACTGATGATAATGATGAGTCTGTGAACACAACACAGACCAAATTAAGCTGGGAGGACAAAGTCAAATATCTCAGCCCCATCGCCAGGCCTCTGGCCTCAAAACGGCTAACTAAAAAGCTGTACAAAGTCATCAACAAGGCCAAGTCCCAGAATTCTCTGTTCAAGGGCATCAAAGAGGTTCAAAAGAGGTTGAGGAAAGGTGACAAGGGCATTGTGGTTCTGGCCGGAGATGTCAGCCCAATGGACATTATAACACACATACCCATTATGTGTGAGGAAAGGGATATTCCCTACTGCTACACACCTTCCAAAAGTGAACTTGGTGAATCTTACGGCACTAAAAGGCAAGCATGTATTGTGCTGATCAAAGACCATGAAGCATACAAAGATTTATTCACAGAGTGTAAAACGAAGATTGCAGAAATACCTATTGACTATTGA